The genomic DNA AACGGCTGAACAAGGAGATCAAGCGCCGCACCGACGTCGTCGGCACCTTCCCCAACCCTGCCGCGCTGCTGCGCCTCGCCGGGCACGTCCTGATCGAGCAGCACGACGAATGGGACAGCGCCGACCGCCGCTACTTCAGCGACGCCTCCATGGCCCTGCTGAACACCACCGGAGAGGAGGACAGCATCCCCGAACTCATCGCGGCATAATCAGAAGCAGCTGACCTCGCCGGTGTTGAGAAACTCCACCACTCAGAGGGACGCCACCCCGAGCACGTCGAACCATGCAGCGACTGACCGCCCGGCAGGTGGAGGTTCTCTCCCTCGCGTCGAGGGGGCTTTCGAACGCCGAGATCGCGTCCGAACTCTTCATTTCCTCTGGCACCGTGAAGCGTCATCTCTCAGACGCATTCCTCACTTTGGGTGCGCGCTCCAGAATCGAAGCGATCAACTCCGCACGGATGCTCGGTCAGCTTGCCGAAGACCAGAAGCAATCCCGCCACCTCGGACTAGTGAGCGGGTAGTCCCGCTCTTGTGAATTCACCCATATCTTCTGATAATGGTCGAGTGGGGAGACGAAGAGCTGGTCAGCTGATTCCATTGGAAGTGGCAATCCTTGAGGCTGGGCTGCGCCTTCAGGGCGACGCGGGAAGCTTCTACGGTTTTGCACTTGCCCGGGAGCTGTCACAAGCTGACAACGGTTCCCTGACTGCACACGGAACCCTGTACAAGGCGCTCGGCCGGATGACTGAGGGGGGGTTGCTTTCCGCGCAATGGGAAGACCCCGCGATCGCCGAGGCGGAAGGCAGGCCGAGACGGAAGCTGTATCGAGTGACAGGCCAGGGCGAACTTGCGCTCTCCGCCGAGATACGGCGCCTGGTCCTAGCGCGTGCATGGCAGGGGCAGGGCCTTCGGACGACATGAGCACGATCCATCAAGCGCGCGGGACGGCCCTCCTCATCCGCGGGGTCCTGGGATGGAGTGCGTACTACACGCGTGGGCTGCGAACGGACGTGGCAGACGACCGTCGACGTGAGGTCCTTTCGGATCTCTACGAACAGACTGCGCATGCCGACAGCGGAGGCCTCCGGGCATCGCTTGTCGCCCGAGCGATGTTGGGGGCGGCAGATGATTTGCTCTGGCGCCATGAGCGAATCCGCCGGGGAGAGGTTGAGCGCCGCGCACTCAGGGCCCATCGGACGGCGGACTTCCTCCTTGGCTCGGTCGGAGTACTCGGCTTCTTTCTGGCAGTCGCAGGCGTGTACGTCTGTGTTCGAGTTGTGTCGTCAATCTGGAGCAACGGGTCGGAACTCTCCGTCAGTTCAGTTGCAGCTGTTCTGACATTGACCGCCTCAGCAACCTTGGGCTTCCTGTGTTTCACGCAGCCGCGGTACCGGAGCGTCGGAATAGTGCTGATGGTCGCCGCAGCATCCGCGTTGCCTTGGCTCTCGATGAAGCTGCTGTACGTAGTCAGTGCCACAGGTACCGCGGCGTACAACCACATCCCCGGATTGAGCCTGGTCATTGCTGGTGCGAGTGTCGGGCTGAGCCTGGTGTTCACATCCGTCCTCCTGTGGTGGAAGACGCGCCGACGAGGGTCGAGGAGGAAGCATGTTTGACTTCGATGAAGCGTTCGACAAGGCGGCTGTATCCGCCACGGAACGAACGGCAACCACGCCGCGGCGCTACATCTTGCTGCTGGTCGCGATCGGGTTAAGCGCGGTCGTAATGGCGTCAACCGTCTTGATCGTCGGCGTCGGAAGCACTGTGGCGATGACGACACCTCCCGTCAGCTACGTGCGGCACTCTGCGCCGGTCAAACCGAACAGCGGTTCGAGCCCGACCCTTCCCGCTTCCCCCGCAACGACTCCCGACCCTGTTTATGGAGCGCAGACCGACCCAGCCACCATCCCGCTCCCGGAAGGCCTGACTGATGCTCAGGCGGCGAACGCCCGGATCTGGCTGCAGCAGTCTGTCATCATCGCGCAATGCATGGCGGAGCAGGGATTCGAGTACTTCTTCACTCCATACTGGCAGCGTCAGGCGACGAGCAACCTTGTGAGTCCAGTCCCGGTCGGGTCCCCGGCCTGGTTCGCGCTCACCGGCGAAACTGGCGCTGGTGATGCATACCGCTGGGAAGACGCGGGGTGTCAGGGATACGCAGTCCACGTAACAGGAATGGACGACGCCAACTGACGATCGCTTTCCGGCGTGTGATCCGGAGTTAGGGCGTGTCTGATAATTGCTGGGTCCAGGCGATGGCTGCTTGGATGAGGATCGCGGCGCGGTAGACGATGGCGTGCTTGTCGTATCGGGTGGCGAGGCCGCGCCACTGCTTGACGTCGCAGAAGCGTCGTTCGATCACGTTGCGGTTCTTGTAGTCGGCGGTGTCGAGCCCGACGGGCCTGCCGCCGCGTGAACCGCGCCGTCTGCGGTGGCCTTTCTGGTCGTCGGGCTCGGGGA from Agromyces larvae includes the following:
- a CDS encoding PadR family transcriptional regulator translates to MAILEAGLRLQGDAGSFYGFALARELSQADNGSLTAHGTLYKALGRMTEGGLLSAQWEDPAIAEAEGRPRRKLYRVTGQGELALSAEIRRLVLARAWQGQGLRTT
- a CDS encoding helix-turn-helix domain-containing protein, giving the protein MQRLTARQVEVLSLASRGLSNAEIASELFISSGTVKRHLSDAFLTLGARSRIEAINSARMLGQLAEDQKQSRHLGLVSG